From the Gramella sp. Hel_I_59 genome, one window contains:
- a CDS encoding acetyl-CoA C-acyltransferase yields MKTAYIVKAYRTAVGKAPRGVFRFKRPDELAAETIQYMMDKLPDFDKTRIDDVMVGNAMPEAEQGLNVGRLISLMGLKIEDVPGMTVNRYCASGLETISIATAKIQMGMADCVIAGGAESMSYIPMGGYKPVPDYEVAKAGNEDYYWGMGLTAEAVANKYNVSREDQDQFAYDSHQKAIKAQQEDRFQDQIVPITIDETYVEDGKKKTRSYTVNKDEGPRKDTSVEVLNKLRPVFAEGGSVTAGNSSQMSDGAAFVMVMSEDMVKELNLEPIARMVSYSAVGVEPRIMGIGPVHAIPKALKQAGLKQDDLELIELNEAFASQSLAVIRELGLDKDKLNVNGGAISMGHPLGCTGAKLSVQIFDEMRKRDLKNKHCMVTMCVGTGQGAAGVFEFLN; encoded by the coding sequence ATGAAAACAGCATATATAGTTAAAGCATACAGAACAGCAGTTGGGAAAGCTCCCAGAGGTGTTTTTAGATTTAAAAGACCTGATGAACTTGCTGCAGAAACCATCCAGTATATGATGGATAAGTTACCAGATTTTGACAAGACTCGTATCGATGATGTCATGGTTGGTAATGCTATGCCAGAAGCAGAACAGGGATTGAACGTAGGTAGATTGATCTCTTTGATGGGATTAAAGATCGAAGACGTTCCAGGGATGACCGTAAATAGATATTGTGCTTCAGGACTGGAAACGATTTCGATTGCAACTGCTAAAATCCAGATGGGAATGGCAGATTGCGTGATCGCAGGTGGTGCAGAAAGTATGAGTTACATCCCAATGGGAGGTTATAAGCCGGTGCCAGATTATGAGGTTGCGAAAGCAGGTAATGAAGATTATTACTGGGGAATGGGACTTACTGCGGAAGCGGTAGCTAATAAATACAATGTTTCCCGGGAAGATCAGGATCAGTTTGCATACGATTCTCACCAGAAAGCTATCAAAGCTCAGCAGGAAGATCGTTTTCAGGATCAGATAGTTCCAATTACCATTGATGAGACTTATGTTGAAGATGGTAAAAAGAAGACAAGGTCTTATACCGTAAATAAGGATGAAGGCCCTAGAAAGGATACTTCAGTAGAAGTTCTCAATAAATTACGACCTGTTTTTGCTGAAGGCGGAAGTGTTACTGCAGGTAATTCATCACAAATGAGTGATGGTGCTGCCTTCGTAATGGTAATGAGCGAAGACATGGTTAAGGAACTGAATCTTGAGCCAATTGCTAGAATGGTAAGTTATTCCGCAGTGGGTGTTGAACCTCGAATTATGGGTATTGGACCGGTTCATGCTATTCCGAAGGCTTTAAAACAAGCTGGCTTGAAACAGGATGATCTGGAGCTTATCGAATTGAACGAAGCATTTGCTTCGCAATCGTTGGCTGTAATTCGGGAACTTGGTCTGGATAAAGACAAACTAAATGTAAACGGTGGAGCGATCTCAATGGGACACCCACTGGGATGTACAGGAGCAAAACTATCAGTCCAGATATTTGATGAAATGCGTAAGCGTGACCTTAAGAACAAGCATTGTATGGTAACAATGTGTGTTGGAACTGGACAGGGCGCTGCTGGAGTTTTCGAATTTTTAAACTAG
- a CDS encoding zinc metalloprotease, whose protein sequence is MKKVFLGMAAMAFLFASCEQDPTENSVDQEVAQVDMSDFYLYTDAEADGKKTEDDKTKCYSMRNLNRLLNENPGLHKKMYDVEQNTRSILAKSTNAKGKPGSGGGGTTEPPVGDNLGIVDIPVVVNVIYSNSQENISDAQINSQISVLNEDFRASNNDAGNVPSEFAGLVADSEITFSLAGVNRYSDSRSEWGTSDAMKYAYPPTSPSNTLNIWICNIGGGILGYAQFPGGPASTDGVVISPQYFGTTGYVAAPFNKGRTATHEVGHYLNLRHIWGDGRCRQDDFVADTPSSDGPNYSCPSYPTVNCRSTDMTMNYMDYTNDACMYMFSEGQKARMRTVFASGGPRTGFVN, encoded by the coding sequence ATGAAAAAAGTTTTTCTTGGAATGGCAGCTATGGCCTTCCTATTTGCTTCTTGTGAGCAAGATCCTACAGAAAACAGTGTTGACCAGGAAGTAGCTCAGGTAGACATGAGTGATTTTTATCTTTACACAGATGCTGAGGCAGACGGCAAAAAGACTGAAGATGACAAAACGAAGTGTTACTCAATGAGAAACCTTAATCGTTTATTGAACGAGAATCCAGGTTTACACAAAAAAATGTACGACGTAGAACAGAATACGCGTTCTATTTTAGCAAAAAGTACCAACGCTAAAGGGAAACCTGGATCTGGTGGTGGTGGAACAACCGAGCCGCCAGTAGGTGATAATCTTGGAATTGTAGATATTCCAGTTGTGGTTAACGTAATTTACAGCAACTCTCAGGAAAATATTTCTGATGCTCAAATTAACTCCCAGATTTCTGTTTTGAATGAGGACTTCAGAGCTTCAAACAATGATGCCGGGAATGTACCTAGTGAATTTGCTGGATTGGTTGCCGATTCAGAAATAACTTTTAGCCTAGCTGGAGTAAACAGATATAGTGACTCAAGATCTGAATGGGGAACAAGTGATGCTATGAAATATGCATACCCTCCAACCTCTCCTTCTAATACTTTAAACATCTGGATTTGTAACATTGGTGGTGGTATCCTTGGATATGCACAATTTCCTGGTGGACCGGCTTCAACTGATGGTGTAGTAATCTCTCCTCAGTATTTCGGAACTACTGGATATGTTGCAGCTCCATTTAACAAAGGTAGAACAGCGACTCACGAAGTGGGACATTACCTAAACCTTCGTCATATCTGGGGTGATGGAAGATGTAGACAAGATGATTTCGTTGCAGATACTCCTTCTTCTGATGGACCAAACTACAGCTGTCCTTCTTACCCTACTGTTAACTGTAGATCTACAGATATGACTATGAACTACATGGATTACACTAATGATGCTTGTATGTATATGTTCTCTGAAGGTCAGAAAGCTCGTATGAGAACAGTTTTCGCTAGTGGAGGACCAAGAACTGGTTTCGTAAACTAA
- a CDS encoding acyl-CoA dehydrogenase family protein, whose product MSTDTTKKDLLRGGQFLVKETKSEDVFTPEDFNEEQKMMRDSVQEFVEREIWPHKEEFEKKNYALTEEVMRKAGELGFLGVAVPEEYDGLGMGFVSTMLVCDYISGATGSVATAFGAHTGIGTMPITLYGNEEQKKKYVPKLATGEWFGAYCLTEPGAGSDANSGKTKAVLSEDGKSYSISGQKMWISNAGFADVFIVFTRIEDDKNITGFIVENEEGNGISFGEEEKKLGIHSSSTRQVFFNETKVPVENMLSDRGNGFKIAMNALNVGRIKLAAASLDAQRRVTDLSVKYANDRVQFNTPIAKFGAIKSKLAEMATSAYVGEAASYRAAKNIEDRINIRLEEGSSHADAELKGVEEYAIECSILKVACSEDVQNCADEGIQVFGGMGFSADTPMESAWRDARIARIYEGTNEINRMLSVGMLVKKAMKGHVDLLGPATKVADELTGIPSMDKPDYSELFAEEKEMIGKLKKVFLMVAGSAVQKFGPQLEEHQQLLLAASDILIEVYMAESGILRAEKNAKRFGVDTQKEQIAMAKLYLYHAVDTVNTKAKEGIASFAEGDEQRMMLMGLKRYTKYTNLPNIVALRNTIAEKLTSENKYCF is encoded by the coding sequence ATGAGTACAGATACAACTAAAAAAGATCTTCTTCGCGGTGGACAGTTTCTTGTGAAGGAAACTAAAAGTGAAGACGTTTTCACGCCGGAAGATTTTAATGAGGAACAGAAAATGATGCGTGATTCCGTTCAGGAATTTGTAGAGCGCGAGATCTGGCCTCATAAAGAAGAATTTGAAAAGAAAAATTATGCTCTAACTGAAGAGGTAATGCGTAAAGCTGGAGAACTTGGTTTTCTAGGTGTTGCTGTGCCTGAAGAGTATGACGGTTTAGGGATGGGCTTCGTATCTACGATGCTTGTTTGTGACTATATATCTGGTGCTACAGGATCTGTAGCTACTGCTTTCGGAGCACATACAGGAATTGGAACAATGCCAATCACCCTATATGGTAACGAAGAGCAGAAGAAAAAATACGTACCAAAATTAGCTACTGGTGAGTGGTTTGGAGCTTACTGTCTTACAGAACCGGGTGCTGGATCTGATGCAAATTCAGGAAAAACCAAAGCTGTCCTTTCAGAAGATGGAAAGTCTTATTCTATAAGCGGACAGAAAATGTGGATATCTAATGCTGGTTTTGCAGATGTTTTCATAGTATTCACACGAATTGAAGATGATAAGAACATTACCGGTTTTATCGTAGAGAACGAAGAAGGTAATGGGATTAGCTTTGGAGAGGAAGAAAAGAAATTAGGAATTCACTCCTCCTCTACCCGCCAGGTTTTCTTTAATGAAACCAAGGTGCCAGTAGAGAATATGCTTTCAGACCGTGGAAATGGTTTTAAGATCGCAATGAACGCCTTAAATGTAGGTCGTATAAAACTTGCTGCAGCTTCTTTAGATGCGCAACGTCGTGTAACAGATCTTTCAGTTAAATACGCAAATGACAGAGTTCAGTTCAATACGCCTATTGCAAAATTCGGAGCTATTAAATCTAAGCTTGCAGAAATGGCTACTTCAGCATACGTTGGAGAAGCAGCGTCTTACCGTGCGGCTAAGAATATCGAAGATCGTATAAATATTAGACTGGAAGAAGGTAGTTCACATGCAGATGCTGAACTTAAAGGTGTTGAGGAATACGCGATCGAATGTTCTATTCTGAAAGTTGCATGTTCAGAAGATGTTCAGAATTGTGCTGATGAAGGTATCCAGGTGTTCGGAGGAATGGGATTCTCTGCAGATACTCCAATGGAATCTGCCTGGAGAGATGCCAGAATTGCTCGAATCTACGAAGGAACCAACGAGATCAACAGAATGTTATCTGTAGGAATGTTGGTTAAGAAAGCAATGAAAGGACATGTTGACCTACTAGGGCCAGCAACGAAAGTAGCAGATGAGCTTACTGGAATTCCTTCCATGGACAAACCAGATTATTCTGAATTGTTCGCTGAAGAGAAGGAAATGATCGGTAAACTGAAAAAGGTTTTCTTGATGGTTGCAGGTAGTGCAGTACAGAAATTCGGTCCGCAACTAGAAGAGCATCAGCAATTATTATTAGCTGCATCAGATATTCTAATAGAAGTCTATATGGCTGAATCTGGAATTCTTAGAGCAGAGAAAAATGCCAAGAGATTTGGAGTAGATACCCAGAAGGAACAGATCGCCATGGCTAAACTTTATCTTTATCATGCAGTTGATACTGTGAATACAAAGGCGAAAGAGGGAATTGCTTCTTTTGCTGAAGGAGACGAGCAACGTATGATGCTTATGGGTCTTAAGAGATATACTAAATATACGAATCTGCCTAATATTGTGGCACTTCGGAATACGATTGCAGAGAAATTAACTTCTGAAAACAAATACTGTTTTTAG
- a CDS encoding glycoside hydrolase family 15 protein, with protein sequence MDNLDYGIISNCKSAALISKTGSLDWCCMPNFNSSAVFAKILDNEIGGSFEILIGDDYNVKQEYLWETNILSTVFDNGTDAFQLIDFMPRYPREDGSYYAPPDVIRFFRLMKGEPKFRIKYDPKLDFAREKTYNENKGDYIKSFTKVGKYDSAYLYSSLNLNDILEQKQITLTGNAYCLVGYHEKLVEQTLDRSYLKFQRTKVYWMNWADNTTRYTHYGQEIMRSALVLKALSYKKSGAVLAAATTSLPETIGEERNWDYRFCWIRDASMVIKVMAGLGHIKSAKDFLQFIIDIIPHKDEKIQIMYGINGEKELTEHILSHLKGYEGSSPVRTGNAAYIQKQNDIYGILMEVIYQQFLMFETSLENSEALWTVVRGIVMIVEENWKKPDKGIWELRTEDRHFVFSKLLCWVAVDRAIKIGEVLRMGINDTKWIALREEIYQDIYENGWNEEKQAYTQSYGSADLDASTLLMQPYGFIEADDPRFVSTVQATESELCEDGLMYRYKNNDDFGKPTSSFTICTFWLIDSLYKIGEKKKAKEMFDQLLSYSNHLGLFSEDIDFKTKRLLGNFPQAYSHLALIETAANFSKGISAENALFQD encoded by the coding sequence ATGGATAATCTCGACTACGGAATAATAAGTAATTGTAAAAGTGCAGCTTTAATCTCCAAAACAGGCTCCCTGGATTGGTGCTGTATGCCAAATTTTAACTCCTCGGCAGTTTTCGCAAAAATACTTGATAATGAAATTGGAGGAAGTTTTGAAATACTGATCGGCGACGACTATAATGTGAAGCAAGAATATCTTTGGGAAACTAATATCTTAAGTACGGTGTTCGATAATGGAACTGATGCCTTTCAGCTAATAGATTTTATGCCCAGGTATCCTCGTGAAGATGGATCTTATTATGCGCCACCAGATGTTATTAGATTCTTCAGATTAATGAAAGGAGAACCAAAATTCAGGATCAAATATGATCCGAAACTGGATTTTGCAAGAGAGAAAACCTATAACGAGAATAAAGGTGACTATATAAAGAGTTTTACCAAAGTAGGTAAATATGATTCTGCTTATCTATATTCAAGTTTGAACCTGAATGATATCCTGGAACAAAAGCAGATCACATTAACTGGAAATGCATATTGCCTTGTAGGTTACCATGAAAAGCTCGTAGAACAGACCCTGGACAGATCTTATTTGAAATTCCAGAGAACAAAGGTTTACTGGATGAACTGGGCAGATAATACAACCAGATATACCCATTACGGACAGGAGATCATGAGAAGTGCGCTTGTGCTTAAAGCATTGAGCTATAAAAAATCTGGTGCCGTACTAGCCGCTGCGACTACAAGTTTGCCTGAAACAATAGGTGAGGAGCGAAACTGGGATTACCGTTTTTGCTGGATTCGTGATGCATCGATGGTGATCAAAGTGATGGCAGGTCTGGGGCATATTAAATCTGCCAAGGATTTCCTTCAGTTCATCATAGATATTATTCCGCATAAAGATGAGAAGATCCAGATCATGTATGGGATCAACGGTGAAAAGGAATTAACAGAACATATTTTAAGTCATTTAAAGGGCTATGAAGGATCGAGTCCGGTTCGTACTGGGAATGCAGCGTATATCCAAAAGCAGAACGATATCTACGGAATTTTAATGGAAGTGATCTACCAGCAATTCCTCATGTTCGAAACTTCGCTTGAAAATTCTGAAGCTTTGTGGACCGTGGTTCGTGGTATTGTCATGATCGTGGAAGAAAACTGGAAGAAACCAGATAAAGGTATCTGGGAGCTTCGTACAGAAGACAGACACTTTGTATTTTCAAAATTACTTTGCTGGGTAGCCGTAGACAGAGCTATAAAGATTGGTGAGGTTCTAAGAATGGGAATCAACGATACCAAATGGATCGCACTAAGAGAAGAAATTTACCAGGATATCTATGAGAATGGCTGGAACGAAGAAAAACAGGCTTATACTCAATCCTATGGTTCGGCGGATCTTGATGCATCAACACTATTAATGCAACCTTACGGTTTTATTGAAGCAGATGATCCAAGATTCGTAAGCACAGTTCAGGCTACAGAAAGCGAGCTTTGCGAAGATGGCCTCATGTATAGATATAAGAATAATGATGATTTTGGAAAACCAACATCTTCATTCACGATCTGTACCTTCTGGCTAATTGATAGTCTTTATAAAATTGGAGAGAAGAAGAAAGCAAAGGAAATGTTTGATCAGTTATTATCCTATAGTAACCATTTAGGTTTATTTAGTGAGGATATCGATTTTAAAACCAAACGCCTACTCGGGAACTTTCCACAGGCTTATTCTCATTTAGCACTTATTGAAACAGCTGCGAATTTCTCAAAAGGAATTTCTGCGGAAAATGCCTTATTTCAGGATTAA
- a CDS encoding mechanosensitive ion channel family protein, translating into MSILVDRPKKLLMNRSLRHLWLCLSIVFLQQTAFAFQQEPEDKKSKDQKLPSKATVLSDSAAVATNDIGEYADAYYQTKQWNDGIGFPPNTINLQSPQAALEHFIIQARNNNYEEALYAMNFNLLPDNISKADAAILAEKLHFVLEQRISIGWDGLPDRPDGQIDVSTSTNKAVAGKPRRSLLFGTTTLDNRDITFRVQRVKYKDEHPIWLISSQTVENTEPLYTAYGPRKLDRMIPEWISFEVLGIPIWKVVGTLLLILICYLIAKGVSSIIRKAFSGVDRYWIRNIAYRLASPAGAAIGILAFYLLLNNLISFTGSLAKGIYTFILIVLISIFTWLIMRIIDYIMDFFAVQKVGDVRTEEDSKAKSLMTYISVGRRIFIFIVVIIGASIIFSQFPSLEKLGISLMASAGIATVVVGIAAQSTLGNIIAGVQIALTRPAKIGDAVIIEGEYGFVEDITFTYMVVNTFKLRRLVIPLSDVITESFENLSMSNPQNIMEIELFVDHRVDVQKVREKFTELLKSSDNWDGDEEKSPLVEASGMDHNYLKLRCLVSAKDFPTAWALHCELRENIVRYISELENGIYLKRERVALDSKNSELGKQ; encoded by the coding sequence TTGAGTATCTTAGTTGACCGACCAAAGAAATTACTCATGAACCGCTCCTTACGCCACTTGTGGCTATGTCTTTCCATTGTATTTTTACAGCAAACGGCTTTTGCATTCCAGCAGGAACCAGAAGACAAAAAATCTAAAGATCAGAAACTGCCCAGTAAGGCGACCGTCCTAAGCGACTCAGCCGCGGTTGCTACGAATGATATTGGTGAATATGCAGATGCCTACTACCAGACAAAACAATGGAATGATGGTATTGGTTTCCCTCCGAACACGATAAATCTGCAATCTCCGCAGGCAGCCTTGGAACATTTTATAATACAGGCCAGAAACAACAATTACGAAGAAGCTTTGTATGCAATGAATTTTAATTTGTTGCCAGATAATATTTCAAAAGCAGATGCAGCGATACTTGCGGAAAAACTACATTTCGTTCTTGAACAACGAATTTCTATTGGGTGGGATGGTCTGCCTGATCGTCCCGATGGACAAATTGATGTAAGTACCTCAACTAATAAGGCTGTAGCTGGAAAACCCAGAAGAAGCTTATTATTTGGTACTACAACGTTGGACAATCGTGATATCACTTTCAGGGTTCAACGGGTGAAGTACAAAGATGAACATCCAATCTGGCTAATTTCTTCACAAACTGTAGAAAATACGGAACCTCTTTATACGGCCTATGGTCCAAGAAAGCTGGATAGAATGATTCCTGAATGGATTAGTTTTGAAGTATTGGGAATACCTATCTGGAAAGTTGTAGGAACCCTGTTACTCATTCTCATCTGCTACCTAATCGCAAAAGGAGTCAGCTCTATCATAAGAAAAGCATTCTCTGGTGTGGATCGATATTGGATCCGGAATATTGCCTATAGATTAGCATCGCCTGCAGGCGCTGCTATCGGAATTCTTGCTTTTTACTTATTGCTCAACAACCTGATTTCGTTTACCGGATCGCTTGCTAAAGGTATTTACACTTTTATCCTAATTGTACTTATATCAATTTTCACCTGGTTGATCATGCGTATTATAGATTACATCATGGACTTTTTTGCTGTGCAGAAAGTTGGCGATGTGAGAACCGAGGAAGATAGCAAAGCGAAAAGCTTGATGACCTATATCTCGGTTGGTAGAAGAATATTTATTTTTATTGTAGTAATTATTGGAGCTTCAATCATATTCTCACAATTTCCATCTCTTGAGAAACTGGGAATATCTTTAATGGCTTCCGCAGGAATCGCTACAGTAGTAGTTGGTATTGCAGCCCAGAGTACGTTAGGTAATATTATCGCAGGAGTTCAAATTGCATTAACCCGTCCCGCTAAAATTGGTGATGCAGTGATTATTGAAGGTGAATATGGGTTTGTGGAAGACATCACATTTACTTATATGGTCGTTAACACCTTTAAATTAAGGAGATTGGTCATTCCGTTATCTGATGTGATTACTGAAAGTTTCGAGAACCTTTCCATGTCTAACCCACAGAACATTATGGAGATTGAGTTATTTGTAGATCATCGGGTAGACGTTCAAAAAGTACGTGAGAAGTTTACAGAATTACTGAAATCATCAGATAACTGGGATGGTGATGAGGAAAAATCGCCCTTGGTAGAAGCTTCTGGAATGGATCACAATTATCTAAAGTTGAGATGTCTGGTAAGTGCTAAAGATTTTCCAACGGCATGGGCACTACACTGCGAGCTCCGAGAAAACATTGTGCGATACATCAGTGAACTGGAAAACGGAATCTATTTGAAACGGGAGCGCGTAGCACTCGACAGTAAAAATTCAGAATTAGGTAAACAGTAA
- a CDS encoding mechanosensitive ion channel domain-containing protein, whose translation MLELEKSGLLYLVSALVILMISFGLAFYIIRKLGKNPTNILPVNFAHKIRLPLLIFLASIIARIAIISKIFRFEATYEIVGHLSTIGIILSIAWFLILLFRVVKKRMLKKYDMASDDNLKARKVYTQYMILENIVIFIIVILAVGIALMSFESIRSVGISVLTSAGIAGIIIGLAAQKAIATLLAGIQIAITQPIRLDDVVIVEGEWGWIEEINLTYVVVRVWDKRRLVVPTTYFIEKTFQNWTRSSADILGTVFIYADYGLPLEPLREELTRLLNNTSLWDGNVNVLQVTNASEKTVELRILVSARNSPTAWDLRVHLREKLLDFIQKNYPGHLPKARVSIEKDQELN comes from the coding sequence ATGCTCGAATTGGAAAAAAGCGGACTTCTATACCTCGTTTCAGCGCTTGTCATTTTAATGATAAGTTTCGGTCTGGCATTCTATATCATCAGGAAGCTTGGTAAAAACCCAACGAATATACTTCCGGTTAATTTCGCCCATAAAATAAGGTTGCCATTATTGATCTTTCTGGCCTCAATTATTGCCAGAATAGCGATCATCAGTAAAATTTTCAGGTTTGAAGCCACCTATGAAATTGTTGGTCACCTAAGTACAATAGGTATTATTCTAAGTATAGCCTGGTTTCTAATCTTATTGTTTAGAGTAGTTAAAAAAAGAATGCTCAAGAAGTACGATATGGCTAGTGATGATAATCTCAAAGCCAGGAAGGTTTACACCCAGTACATGATCCTTGAAAATATTGTCATTTTCATTATCGTAATACTTGCCGTTGGTATAGCATTAATGAGCTTTGAAAGTATACGTTCTGTTGGAATTAGTGTATTGACCTCAGCTGGTATTGCCGGAATCATTATTGGTCTTGCTGCGCAAAAAGCAATTGCTACTTTGCTTGCTGGTATACAGATCGCCATAACTCAGCCAATCCGCCTGGATGATGTCGTGATCGTTGAAGGTGAATGGGGCTGGATCGAAGAGATCAATCTTACTTATGTCGTGGTTCGGGTTTGGGATAAAAGACGACTCGTTGTTCCCACCACATATTTTATTGAAAAAACCTTCCAGAACTGGACAAGAAGTTCGGCAGATATACTGGGAACAGTTTTTATTTATGCAGATTATGGTTTGCCTTTAGAACCGCTTCGGGAAGAGCTTACAAGGTTATTGAACAACACTTCTCTCTGGGATGGTAATGTGAATGTACTTCAGGTTACAAATGCTTCGGAAAAGACCGTGGAGTTAAGAATACTGGTAAGTGCGAGAAATTCTCCTACAGCCTGGGATCTTCGTGTCCACTTAAGAGAGAAATTACTTGATTTCATACAAAAAAACTACCCGGGACATCTTCCGAAGGCCCGGGTAAGTATAGAAAAAGATCAGGAATTAAATTAA